A section of the Mesobacillus jeotgali genome encodes:
- a CDS encoding DUF2584 domain-containing protein produces the protein MGMPLELNTMIVTKGREIRLEDNFFSLKKEGYRLYPIDIPLEVKKTIEGDLTGTGVISKVEWTAKETTITYQLVSLNSTN, from the coding sequence ATGGGGATGCCATTAGAGTTGAATACAATGATCGTGACAAAAGGCCGCGAAATTAGGCTCGAAGACAATTTCTTCTCTCTGAAAAAGGAAGGCTACAGGCTCTATCCAATTGACATTCCGCTAGAAGTCAAAAAAACCATCGAAGGCGACCTGACTGGAACCGGCGTCATTTCAAAAGTCGAGTGGACAGCGAAAGAGACTACAATTACTTACCAATTAGTTTCATTGAATTCAACGAACTGA